A genomic segment from Biomphalaria glabrata chromosome 16, xgBioGlab47.1, whole genome shotgun sequence encodes:
- the LOC129923272 gene encoding peptidyl-alpha-hydroxyglycine alpha-amidating lyase 1-like: MRQCWYFMPHGITVDHQGNIWLTDVAMHQVFKIPPGQTVPKMTLGQKFQHGEDTNLFCKPTDVAVLMSGEFFVSDGYCNSRVLKFSKDGTFLMSFGKRNVQFGAGGLLYAVNGPAFDGPIDTTVQGFTSDINTGDLLEM; this comes from the exons ATGAGGCAGTGCtg GTATTTTATGCCTCATGGTATTACAGTGGACCATCAAGGAAATATTTGGTTAACAGATGTAGCAATGCATCag gtttttaaaataccaCCAGGTCAGACTGTACCAAAAATGACACTAGGACAGAAGTTCCAACATGGTGAAGATACAAATCTTTTTTGTAAACCTACTGATGTAGCTGTTCTTATGTCTGGAGAGTTTTTTGTATCTGATGG GTACTGTAATAGCAGAGTTCTGAAATTTTCCAAAGATGGAACTTTTTTGATGTCCTTTGGGAAAAGGAATGTTCAGTTTGGTGCAG gaggtTTACTGTATGCTGTGAATGGTCCTGCTTTTGATGGCCCCATTGATACAACTGTCCAGGGTTTCACATCAGACATAAATACTGGAGATTTGTTGGAAATGTGA